The genomic interval CGGTCGTAGATGATAATCGTATCATTAATCGAATATCCCATAATGGTTAGAATCGCTGCAATAACTACTAATGAGATTTCTTTATGGAATAGAGAAAGCATACCAACAACGATGATAACATCATGGAGCATGGCGAAAATCCCAGCAACTGCATATTTGAATTGGAACCGCCACGCCATATAGACAATCATTCCACCCGATGCCCAAAGCACCGCAAGAAATGCGCTCCGAACGAAATCGCGACTTACGCTCGCCCCGACGGTTTCCCGACGAAGCACTTCTATTTTCTGCTCGGGAAAACTCGTGGTTAATGTTTCGACAATGATATTTGCGGTCTGTTCAGTAGCTTTTTCAGCGGTACCTGCCCGGATAATATAATCCGTTCCTGTAAATCCTACTTCTTGGATAGTACTTTCGCCGAGCCGAATTTTGGCTAGGGCAGCTCGAATGGCATCGGTTTGAATTGGTTGGCTAAATTTGACTTCGACTAGAGTTCCACCTTCAAAATCAATATTTCCACGCAGTCCCCAAACGCTTAAGGAAATGATCCCAATAAGAACAAAAAATGCGGTTATGCCATACGCATAATACCGTTTTCCGATAAAATCAATATTCGGTTGTTTTATAAATTGAATCATTCTGTATTCCAATGCAAACGGATATTCGCAGATATAAACTGAACATGCGATTTGTATCTGTTTAAATCGGTTTGCATTAGCCCTTCATTTAAATACTAAGTTTCGTAAAACTACGGCGTAAGGTTAGCCAATCGAAAATAACCCGAGTAACTAAAATTGCCGTAAACATACTGATAACCAACCCGATACTTAACGTAACCGCAAATCCGCGAACCGGTCCGGTTCCGAATTGGAATAACATTACTGCCGCAATAATCGTAGTAACATTGGAATCGAGAATCGCATTAAACGCACGGTTGTATCCCGCATCGATTGCTGACCGAACAGTTTTTCCGGCGCGTAGCTCTTCTCGAATCCGTTCGAAAATCAGCACGTTCGCATCTACTGCCATACCAATGGTTAATACAATCCCAGCAATACCGGGAACGGTTAACACCGCATCCAACGCAGATAACGCTGCAATTAATATGATGAGATTTAACACTAACGCAATATCCGCAATGAGTCCCGACCCGCGATAGTAGAAAAACATAAACCCGGCAACGAGCAATCCGCCAAGTATCGCGGAAAAAATTCCTTTCTGAATCGAATCGAGTCCAAGGCTCGGTCCAATCGCCCGACTTTCTTCAACCAATAGCGGCGCTGGTAACGCTCCGGCTTTTAGCACGATCGCTAAATCTTTCGCTTCTTCCATCGTGAATCGTCCTTCAATCATCGCACTTCCGCCACTGATACGTTCTCGAATTACTGGCGCACTTTTCACTTCGCCGTCGAGCACAATCGCTAACCGTTTTTTTACATTCGCCGCAGTCACCCGTTCGAAAATCAGCGCTCCTTGCCGATCGAGTTTCAGCTCGACATACGGCGCACCGAATTTCATCGTATTGAATTTTACTGACGCTTGCGCAATATGTTCTCCGGTTAATTCTGCTTTCGTCCGGAGCAGAATCGGTTCGGTTACCGGTTGACCATCTTTCGTTTCACGGAGATATTTCAGTTCATATCCTTCCGGAATTACGGCACCGGGTTTCAGTTGCATCGTTTGATAATCAATAATCTGGTCAACTAATTCCGGGTCGGCAACAATTTTAAATTCTAAGAACGCTTGTTTCTGGATAATTTGAGAAGCACGAACCGGATCTTCTTCTCCAGGAAGCTGAACGACAATACGGTCAGTTCCTTGGAATGCAACGTTCGTTTCAGATAGTCCGAGTTGATTAACCCGGGTCTCGATAACTTTCCGGGCGCGATCCATAATATCCGTGGTTTTCTCATGGATAATTCGGTCATCAACGGTTAGCGCGATTTGATTCTCTTTAACCGGCGCAGCACTATCTATTTTTAGGAGCAGAGATTTATCAAGAATAGCTTTAATTGCGGGTTCATTTGCTTTATTGGTATATTGAATGATGTTCGCTACGGTACCACCGCCGTAGATAGCTTTTGCATCAAGCCGGGCGTTAGCGAAATCGAGATTAAGCCGTTCAATTTCTTTCGCAACCTCCATCTCTTTAACTTTATCCATATCCACCTTAAGCAACATATGGACGCCACCTTGCAAATCCAGCCCGAGTTTCAGTTTCCGTTTATTTAAGAATTCATATTCCGATTTGCTTAATTTCGATTGCTGCTCTTTGGATAATGAATACCAACGAATCGTCGGATAAATATACCACGCTGAAGCGATTAACACCACAGCAATTAAAATAAGTTTCCATTTCCCTAACCGTCCCATAGGTTCTCCTCAAAAAAATACGATTCAAACGGATGCCAACGCTAATGCTCCGCCTACAGCGGATTCCTGCCGATTGAATCGTGGTTTATAAACAGAGTAAATATTATACTTAATTTAGACCCATTCTGTCAAAAAAAAGTGTATGTTTTTTCATTACGGTTTCTTGGACGGGTAAGGATGAACGAGCTCGAGCTCGTTCATCCTTACCGGACAATAAAACTAGGTTTAACTAGGAAAGGACTCGATTATCGGGAGCGGTAATATTGCAACAACTCCGGCGTTGGGATAAATGGGTCTGGGATAGGGAGGTTATCGATGAGCAAGCAAATATATACTCCACGGTAGAGATGAACACCAGCCAATTGGAATTCGGTTGCGGCTTTATTCCATTGGTTACGGATAGAGTCACCAGTAGATTGCCATGCGGCAACTGCTAATTTCATGCGGGTTTGCTGTTGTATCCGAGCAGGGGTGGGTTGATAAGGTTTTTCCGGTAATCGGCGAGCATAATCCTGTCGCGCGTTCGTTCTTACATAGGAATTTTTTCCGAGCGGACCGGATTTGGTAAGTTGCAGTTTCGGTTCGAGATATCTTATAGTTGCGGTA from bacterium carries:
- the secF gene encoding protein translocase subunit SecF gives rise to the protein MIQFIKQPNIDFIGKRYYAYGITAFFVLIGIISLSVWGLRGNIDFEGGTLVEVKFSQPIQTDAIRAALAKIRLGESTIQEVGFTGTDYIIRAGTAEKATEQTANIIVETLTTSFPEQKIEVLRRETVGASVSRDFVRSAFLAVLWASGGMIVYMAWRFQFKYAVAGIFAMLHDVIIVVGMLSLFHKEISLVVIAAILTIMGYSINDTIIIYDRIRENLRLHRKLSFAEIINLSTNQTLSRTILTVLTVFIVVLCLFFFGGQVIHDFAFTMIIGVISGTFSSIYVASPIVLEWVNWERRHLKR
- the secD gene encoding protein translocase subunit SecD — translated: MGRLGKWKLILIAVVLIASAWYIYPTIRWYSLSKEQQSKLSKSEYEFLNKRKLKLGLDLQGGVHMLLKVDMDKVKEMEVAKEIERLNLDFANARLDAKAIYGGGTVANIIQYTNKANEPAIKAILDKSLLLKIDSAAPVKENQIALTVDDRIIHEKTTDIMDRARKVIETRVNQLGLSETNVAFQGTDRIVVQLPGEEDPVRASQIIQKQAFLEFKIVADPELVDQIIDYQTMQLKPGAVIPEGYELKYLRETKDGQPVTEPILLRTKAELTGEHIAQASVKFNTMKFGAPYVELKLDRQGALIFERVTAANVKKRLAIVLDGEVKSAPVIRERISGGSAMIEGRFTMEEAKDLAIVLKAGALPAPLLVEESRAIGPSLGLDSIQKGIFSAILGGLLVAGFMFFYYRGSGLIADIALVLNLIILIAALSALDAVLTVPGIAGIVLTIGMAVDANVLIFERIREELRAGKTVRSAIDAGYNRAFNAILDSNVTTIIAAVMLFQFGTGPVRGFAVTLSIGLVISMFTAILVTRVIFDWLTLRRSFTKLSI